In Chaetodon auriga isolate fChaAug3 chromosome 7, fChaAug3.hap1, whole genome shotgun sequence, a genomic segment contains:
- the qpctla gene encoding glutaminyl-peptide cyclotransferase-like a: MSRSSRRYKPLQQSNGSGSFPGCDRVRMPRARVLLLCLLAVLVLAVVLGVYLSNDTTDGHVNRMPAADLTKDRLSHKPSKCSPAQIHRLASQVDGTRLWETHLRSILIERLPGTQGSQAVQQHITSTLSSLSAGWAIDLDSFQSSTPRGQVTFTNIIATLDPSAPRRLLLACHYDSKALPPDPRAPEKVFLGASDSAVPCAMILELATSLDAQLRSFKQQKLPVSLQLVFFDGEESFEEWTATDSLYGSRHLAERMANTPHPAGSPHGNMLQAVDLFVLLDLLGGPDPLIANHFDNTARWFDRLIAAEKRLHRQGLLVSHPSEQTYFRKDVYLGPVQDDHIPFLHKGVPVLHVITTPFPQFWHTLDDTEENMHRPTVVNLTKIMAVFLAEYLGF; the protein is encoded by the exons ATGTCCAGGTCCAGTCGGAGGTACaagcctctgcagcagagcaacGGCAGCGGCTCTTTCCCCGGCTGTGACCGGGTGCGGATGCCCCGGGCCCGGgtactgctgctctgtctcctcGCTGTTCTGGTACTGGCGGTGGTGCTGGGAGTCTACCTGTCCAACGACACCACCGATGGACATGTGAACCGCATGCCAGCCGCAGATCTGACCAAAGACAGG TTGTCCCACAAACCCAGTAAGTGCTCTCCAGCTCAGATCCACCGGCTGGCCTCTCAGGTAGATGGTACTCGCCTGTGGGAGACCCACCTGAGGTCCATCCTAATCGAGAGGCTCCCAGGGACACAAGGCAGCCAGGCGGTACAGCAG cacatcacCTCCACTCTGTCTTCGCTGTCTGCTGGCTGGGCCATAGACTTAGACTCCTTCCAGTCTTCAACGCCTCGCGGCCAGGTCACGTTCACCAACATCATCGCCACTCTGGACCCATCGGCCCCCCGCAGGCTGCTCCTGGCCTGCCACTATGACTCTAAGGCTCTGCCTCCGGACCCCCGGGCCCCAGAGAAGGTGTTTCTGGGGGCCAGTGACTCGGCAGTGCCCTGCGCTATGATCCTGGAGCTCGCCACCTCTCTGGATGCCCAGCTCAGATCATTCAAACAGCAG AAACTTCCAGTATCTCTGCAGCTGGTGTTTTTTGATGGGGAGGAGTCATTTGAAGAGTGGACCGCCACAGACTCCCTCTACGGCTCCCGTCACCTGGCTGAGCGCATGGCCAACACGCCTCACCCCGCGGGCTCCCCGCACGGCAACATGCTCCAGGCTGTG GACCTCTTTGTGCTGCTAGACCTGCTCGGCGGTCCCGATCCTCTCATTGCAAATCACTTTGATAACACAGCACGCTGGTTCGACCGTCTGATTGCTGCAG AAAAGAGACTCCATCGACAGGGTCTTTTGGTGTCTCACCCCTCAGAGCAGACGTATTTTAGGAAAGACGTGTACCTTGGACCAGTACAGGATGACCACATCCCCTTCCTTCACAAAG GTGTCCCCGTGCTACATGTCATCACCACTCCCTTCCCGCAGTTCTGGCACACGCTGGACGACACAGAGGAGAACATGCACCGTCCCACTGTGGTCAACCTGACCAAGATCATGGCTGTGTTTCTGGCAGAGTATCTTGGCTTCTGA
- the LOC143323912 gene encoding ribonucleoside-diphosphate reductase large subunit produces the protein MHVIKRDGRQERVMFDKITSRIQKLCYGLNSDFVDPAQITMKVIQGLYSGVTTVELDTLAAEIAATLTTKHPDYAILAARIAVSNLHKETKKVFSEVMEDLYAYINPLNKRHSPMICKETLDIVLENKDRLNSAIIYDRDFSYNFFGFKTLERSYLLKINGKVAERPQHMLMRVSVGIHKTDIDAAIETYNLLSEKWFTHASPTLFNAGTNRPQLSSCFLLAMKDDSIEGIYDTLKQCALISKSAGGIGVAVSCIRSTGSYIAGTNGNSNGLVPMLRVYNNTARYVDQGGNKRPGAFAMYLEPWHFDVFDFLELKKNTGKEEQRARDLFYALWIPDLFMKRVESNQDWSLMCPNECPGLDECWGEEFEKLYTTYEKEGRVKRVVKAQQLWHAIIESQTETGTPYMLYKDACNRKSNQQNLGTIKSSNLCTEIVEYTSDDEVAVCNLASIALNMYVTPERTFDFKKLASVTKVIVRNLNKIIDINYYPVPEAEKSNKRHRPIGIGVQGLADAFILMRYPFESPEAQLLNIHIFETIYYAALEASCELAAELGPYETYEGSPVSKGILQYDMWEKKPTDLLDWKLLKEKIAKHGVRNSLLMAPMPTASTAQILGNNESIEAYTSNIYTRRVLSGEFQIVNPHLLKDLTERGLWSEEMKNQLIAHNGSIQDIEGIPDDLKQLYKTVWEISQKTVLKMAADRGAFIDQSQSLNIHIAEPNYGKLTSMHFFGWKQGLKTGMYYLRTKPAANPIQFTLNKEKLKEAQEPVKASEEEIKERNMAAMVCSLENRDECLMCGS, from the exons ATGCATGTGATTAAGCGAG ATGGACGCCAGGAGCGCGTCATGTTCGATAAAATCACCTCTCGCATCCAGAAGCTGTGCTACGGACTGAACTCTGACTTCGTGGATCCGGCCCAGATTACCATGAAGGTGATCCAGGGTTTGTACAGTGGCGTCACCACTGTGGAGCTCgacacactggctgcagagattGCCGCCACTCTCACTACCAAACACCCCGACTATGCAATCCTTGCTGCACGTATCGCTGTCTCAAACCtgcacaaagagacaaagaaagtgTTCAGTGAAGTGATGGAGGATCTGTACGCCTACATCAACCCCTTAAATAAACGCCACTCTCCCATGATCTGCAAGGAGACGCTCGACATTGTTCTTGAGAACAAAGACCGCCTCAACTCTGCCATCATTTACGATCGTGATTTCTCCTACAACTTCTTTGGCTTCAAGACTCTGGAGCGGTCCTACCTGTTGAAGATCAACGGCAAAGTGGCTGAGCGACCGCAGCACATGCTCATGAGGGTATCTGTCGGAATCCACAAAACAGATATCGACGCCGCCATCGAGACCTACAACCTGCTGTCAGAGAAGTGGTTCACCCACGCCTCCCCTACGCTCTTCAACGCAGGGACCAACAGGCCACAGCTGtccagctgcttcctgctcGCCATGAAAGACGACAGCATCGAAGGCATTTATGACACGCTGAAGCAATGCGCCCTCATCTCCAAGTCAGCTGGAGGAATTGGCGTGGCGGTCAGCTGCATCAGATCAACGGGGAGCTACATCGCCGGCACCAATGGCAACTCCAACGGGCTGGTCCCCATGCTGAGAGTATACAACAACACTGCACGTTATGTGGACCAGGGTGGCAACAAGAGACCTGGAGCCTTTGCCATGTACCTGGAGCCCTGgcactttgatgtgtttgacttcctggagctgaagaagaacacaggaaaggaggagcagagggccAGAGACCTTTTCTACGCCCTGTGGATCCCCGACCTCTTCATGAAGAGAGTGGAGAGCAACCAAGACTGGTCTCTGATGTGTCCAAATGAGTGTCCCGGGCTGGACGAGTGCTGGGGGGAGGAGTTTGAGAAGCTCTACACCACGTatgagaaggaggggagggtCAAGCGTGTGGTCAAGGCTCAGCAGCTGTGGCACGCCATCATTGAGTCCCAGACAGAAACTGGTACACCATACATGCTGTACAAAGACGCCTGCAACAGGAAGAGCAACCAGCAGAATCTGGGCACCATCAAAAGCAGCAACCTCTGCACAGAAATCGTCGAATACACTAGTGACGATGAGGTAGCCGTCTGTAATTTGGCCTCCATCGCGCTCAACATGTACGTCACCCCAGAGCGGACTTTTGACTTTAAAAAACTAGCATCCGTGACCAAAGTAATCGTCAGAAACTTGAACAAGATCATCGACATTAACTACTACCCAGTGCCTGAAGCGGAGAAGTCCAACAAGCGCCACAGGCCGATAGGAATCGGTGTCCAGGGTTTGGCAGATGCCTTCATCCTCATGCGTTATCCGTTTGAAAGCCCTGAAGCTCAGCTGCTGAACATCCACATCTTTGAGACCATCTACTACGCTGCCCTGGAGGCGAGCTGCGAGCTGGCCGCTGAGCTCGGCCCCTATGAGACGTACGAAGGCTCTCCGGTCAGCAAGGGCATCCTGCAGTACGACATGTGGGAGAAGAAGCCCACCGACCTGCTGGACTGGAAGCTGCTGAAAGAGAAGATCGCCAAGCACGGCGTGAGGAACAGCCTGCTGATGGCCCCGATGCCCACAGCCTCCACCGCCCAGATCCTGGGCAACAACGAGTCTATCGAAGCCTACACCAGCAACATCTACACCCGCAGGGTCCTCTCTGGAGAGTTTCAGATCGTGAATCCTCATTTGCTCAAAGACCTGACGGAGAGGGGGCTGTGGAGTGAGGAGATGAAGAATCAGCTGATCGCTCACAACGGGTCCATTCAG GACATTGAAGGAATTCCAGATGATCTGAAGCAGCTGTACAAAACCGTGTGGGAAATCTCCCAGAAGACCGTTCTGAAGATGGCCGCTGACCGCGGGGCCTTCATTGACCAGAGCCAGTCCCTGAACATCCACATCGCAGAGCCAAACTATGGCAAACTGACCAGCATGCACTTCTTTGGCTGGAAACAA GGTCTGAAGACAGGAATGTACTACCTGAGGACAAAGCCTGCTGCTAACCCCATCCAGTTCACCCTGAACaaggagaagctgaaggaggcGCAGGAGCCGGTCAAGGCCTCAGAAGAGGAGATCAAAGAGCGCAACATGGCCGCCATGGTGTGTTCTTTGGAGAACCGAGATGAGTGCCTCATGTGCGGGTCGTAA